Proteins co-encoded in one Deltaproteobacteria bacterium genomic window:
- a CDS encoding transcriptional regulator, translating into MSAAAPHRPKGSDGPRVIKRYQNRKLYDTTDSCYVTLEDIGELIKQGDDIQVIDNESKNDLTSVTLAQIIFETEKKQKNVLPLGALLNLVRSGSETIRDFVHKSIESGSREIANVRTELTDFVDRLVRHGHLSQEERAPLLSAMRKFLEDKIRPTIESVQNIPAVQTEIRSLRQRIEELEQRLHDYERPEKV; encoded by the coding sequence ATGTCAGCCGCCGCACCACATCGCCCCAAGGGGAGTGACGGACCCCGCGTCATTAAACGGTATCAAAATCGGAAACTCTACGACACGACCGACAGCTGCTACGTGACGCTGGAAGACATCGGGGAGCTCATCAAGCAAGGGGACGACATTCAAGTCATCGACAACGAGTCGAAGAACGACCTCACGTCGGTCACGTTGGCCCAAATCATCTTCGAGACGGAGAAGAAACAGAAAAACGTCCTCCCCCTCGGCGCGCTGTTGAACTTAGTACGGAGCGGCAGCGAGACGATCCGCGACTTCGTGCATAAATCGATCGAATCGGGATCGCGCGAGATCGCCAACGTGCGCACGGAATTGACCGACTTCGTGGACCGACTGGTCCGACACGGCCATCTGTCGCAAGAAGAACGCGCGCCGCTGCTCAGTGCGATGCGCAAATTCCTGGAAGATAAAATTCGTCCGACGATCGAAAGCGTCCAAAACATCCCGGCGGTCCAGACCGAAATCCGCTCGCTCCGGCAACGGATCGAGGAATTGGAGCAGCGACTGCACGATTACGAGCGCCCCGAGAAGGTCTAA
- a CDS encoding deoxynucleoside kinase, with protein MSLTTTRRYIAIDGPIGTGKTTIATMLAKDLGGRTILEPLAQNPFLTDFYKDRRGNAFTTQLFFMLKRYQQQVGLAQQDLFHAVTVSDYTFAKDRIFAQLNLTDDEMALYDTVFQLLDPRLPKPDLVVYLQASTDVMLQRIRQRKLAAEKPITEDYLEELAEAYNRFYFAYAATPLLVVNVSDVDIVKHPSDWENLRTAILEHAQGTAHYHYVGR; from the coding sequence ATGTCACTGACCACCACACGGCGCTATATCGCGATCGACGGGCCGATCGGGACGGGGAAAACGACCATCGCCACGATGTTGGCGAAAGACTTGGGCGGACGGACGATCCTCGAACCGTTAGCGCAAAACCCGTTCCTAACCGACTTCTATAAAGATCGCCGCGGCAATGCGTTTACTACGCAACTCTTCTTCATGTTGAAGCGCTATCAGCAGCAAGTCGGGCTGGCGCAACAAGACCTCTTTCACGCCGTCACCGTCTCCGACTACACGTTTGCGAAAGACCGGATCTTCGCCCAACTCAATCTCACCGACGACGAAATGGCGCTTTACGATACCGTATTCCAATTGCTCGATCCGCGACTGCCGAAGCCGGACTTGGTCGTCTATCTGCAAGCCTCGACCGACGTGATGTTGCAACGCATACGGCAGCGCAAACTCGCGGCAGAAAAACCGATCACCGAAGACTATCTCGAAGAGCTGGCGGAGGCCTATAACCGTTTCTACTTCGCCTACGCGGCGACGCCGTTACTGGTCGTGAATGTCAGCGACGTCGATATCGTGAAGCATCCGTCGGATTGGGAAAACTTACGCACCGCGATCCTCGAACACGCACAAGGAACCGCTCATTACCACTATGTCGGACGCTGA
- a CDS encoding iron-containing alcohol dehydrogenase has product MAQHSYTFSWPTTLECGPGATARAAERVGQYGRRVLWVYGRASLQRSGLHARLSRQLAAYGLAVCEVGGIGTNPLLSQVQAGVTAGRAFGADVVFTSGGGSVMDAGKAMAAGIAEDADLWAAFQQHRQIVAALPIVALVTLPATGSEMNDVAVVTHDTTRDKLVASSPALYPRHAILDPELTLDLPLPLTMGGVADLISHVVELYFDGSRSPLVDRFGEQIVAAAIAAARRVHADPRNLEARTTLMHCATFALNGLLAFGKHGGDWSSHRIEHAMSALYDVHHGTGLAVVLPTWMAWAAEHVPEPFARFALGVFGETVRGVTIADTARAGILRLRAFYRDVGLPTTLEGLGLERSQIPALVEKAGQMRPYPYGALCAIGPTEATAILERIADWGEQ; this is encoded by the coding sequence ATGGCGCAGCATTCCTACACCTTCTCGTGGCCGACCACGTTAGAATGCGGGCCCGGCGCAACGGCGCGCGCGGCCGAGCGGGTCGGGCAATACGGACGGCGGGTCCTTTGGGTCTATGGCCGCGCGTCGCTGCAACGTTCTGGTCTGCATGCGCGACTCAGCCGGCAACTCGCTGCATACGGACTTGCGGTCTGCGAAGTCGGCGGCATCGGGACCAATCCGTTACTCAGCCAAGTCCAAGCGGGAGTGACTGCCGGGCGGGCATTTGGCGCCGACGTAGTGTTCACTTCCGGCGGTGGTTCGGTGATGGATGCCGGCAAGGCGATGGCAGCGGGGATCGCGGAAGACGCGGACCTGTGGGCGGCGTTCCAACAGCATCGACAAATTGTCGCGGCGTTACCGATCGTGGCGTTAGTGACGTTGCCCGCGACCGGCTCCGAAATGAACGACGTTGCGGTCGTGACTCACGACACCACGCGCGACAAATTGGTCGCCAGCAGCCCGGCCCTCTACCCGCGGCACGCCATCCTCGATCCCGAGCTGACCTTAGACCTGCCTCTCCCGCTCACGATGGGCGGCGTCGCGGACCTGATCTCCCACGTCGTCGAACTTTACTTCGACGGCAGTCGCTCGCCGCTCGTCGACCGCTTCGGCGAGCAGATCGTGGCCGCGGCGATCGCGGCCGCCCGCCGTGTCCACGCGGATCCGCGCAACCTCGAGGCGCGGACCACGCTGATGCACTGTGCGACGTTCGCGCTGAATGGCTTGCTGGCGTTCGGAAAGCACGGCGGCGATTGGAGCAGTCACCGGATCGAACACGCGATGAGCGCCCTCTACGATGTTCACCACGGCACCGGACTCGCCGTGGTCCTGCCCACATGGATGGCATGGGCCGCCGAGCACGTCCCGGAGCCGTTTGCCCGCTTCGCGCTCGGCGTCTTCGGCGAGACCGTGCGGGGCGTCACGATTGCCGACACCGCCCGGGCCGGCATTCTCCGGCTGCGCGCCTTTTATCGCGACGTCGGATTGCCGACAACATTGGAAGGCCTCGGCTTGGAACGATCACAGATCCCGGCGCTGGTGGAAAAGGCCGGACAGATGCGTCCGTATCCGTATGGAGCGTTGTGTGCGATTGGCCCAACGGAGGCGACGGCCATTTTGGAGCGCATAGCCGACTGGGGGGAGCAGTGA
- a CDS encoding ATPase, with the protein MSPLLRTPLTFVTGKGGVGKSTVAAALACGCAAGGERTALIALGPHPFARLFNTETPIHYHGAEVAPRLTAFQLTPREAFEEYAVLRLGSAKLYHLCFDNRFVHYFLDATPGLNELMCLGKLWHLVVKAHVFERVIVDLPATGHGLGFLDVPRILTESVHRGPLATLGEQMRSMLQDTAVTATLIVTRYEELPVNETLELADRLATPLCIPLAGVVANHATAAPVPADLRRAWETLQHDTAPDAPWRPAIAATAFLDQQWARAQTERERLHTRFGALLHELPTFPVEAGPDLLARIGETLATW; encoded by the coding sequence GTGTCGCCGCTCCTTCGCACCCCGCTGACGTTCGTGACGGGCAAGGGCGGCGTGGGCAAATCGACGGTCGCCGCCGCCTTGGCGTGCGGCTGCGCTGCGGGAGGCGAGCGCACCGCACTCATTGCGCTCGGACCCCATCCGTTCGCGCGGTTGTTCAACACGGAAACCCCGATCCATTACCACGGCGCGGAGGTCGCGCCACGACTGACGGCATTTCAACTGACACCGCGCGAGGCGTTCGAAGAATACGCCGTACTGCGACTCGGATCGGCGAAGTTATACCATCTCTGTTTCGACAATCGCTTCGTTCATTATTTCCTCGACGCCACGCCAGGACTGAACGAGTTGATGTGCCTTGGCAAACTGTGGCACTTGGTCGTCAAGGCACACGTGTTTGAACGCGTCATCGTGGATCTCCCGGCCACCGGACATGGCTTAGGCTTTCTCGATGTCCCACGGATCCTCACCGAATCGGTGCATCGCGGGCCGCTGGCCACGTTGGGCGAACAGATGCGCAGCATGTTGCAAGACACGGCCGTCACCGCGACGCTGATCGTGACCCGTTACGAAGAATTGCCCGTCAACGAGACGCTCGAATTGGCGGATCGTCTCGCCACACCGTTATGCATCCCGCTCGCCGGCGTGGTGGCCAATCATGCGACGGCCGCGCCGGTGCCGGCGGATTTGCGTCGCGCATGGGAAACATTGCAACACGACACCGCCCCCGATGCGCCGTGGCGTCCCGCCATCGCAGCCACGGCGTTTCTCGACCAACAGTGGGCACGCGCCCAAACGGAGCGCGAGCGTCTCCACACCCGCTTCGGCGCATTGCTTCACGAGCTACCAACGTTTCCGGTCGAAGCCGGCCCCGATCTGTTGGCCCGCATCGGTGAAACCCTGGCGACGTGGTGA
- the rsmA gene encoding ribosomal RNA small subunit methyltransferase A, which translates to MNATPRPQRRFGQNFLINQGVLDKLIAALDPQPTDTIIEIGPGPGALTGRLAASDAQVIAVELDRRMIATLEEQFRNTGNVTLLHHDIVTFDPPPLPAGMRYQLIGNIPYNISAPILLWLCAHRDQIATAIVTVQREVAHRLTATPNTKAWGPLSIAVQSTATAQRLFDIQPHSFRPAPKVVSTAVRLAFPIPPPYAIPDPAALRDLVRTLFTKRRKMLRHSLAANRLLAAGIDPTRRVETLTIEELLRLVIV; encoded by the coding sequence ATGAATGCAACGCCACGACCGCAGCGTCGCTTCGGACAAAATTTCCTGATCAATCAGGGGGTGCTGGACAAGCTGATCGCCGCACTCGATCCGCAACCGACCGACACGATCATCGAAATCGGTCCCGGCCCGGGCGCCCTCACCGGACGCCTCGCCGCGTCCGATGCTCAAGTCATCGCCGTGGAACTCGATCGTCGCATGATCGCGACGCTGGAAGAGCAATTCCGCAATACCGGCAACGTGACGCTGCTCCATCACGACATCGTCACGTTCGACCCGCCACCACTGCCCGCCGGCATGCGTTACCAATTGATCGGCAATATTCCGTACAACATCTCCGCGCCGATCTTGCTGTGGCTCTGCGCTCACCGCGACCAGATCGCCACGGCCATTGTCACCGTGCAACGCGAAGTCGCGCACCGCTTGACCGCGACGCCGAATACCAAGGCGTGGGGACCACTCAGCATCGCCGTGCAAAGCACTGCCACGGCGCAGCGCCTCTTCGACATCCAGCCGCACTCGTTTCGACCGGCACCAAAAGTGGTCTCCACCGCCGTGCGCTTGGCATTCCCGATTCCCCCACCCTACGCAATCCCCGACCCAGCCGCACTGCGCGACCTCGTGCGCACGCTGTTTACCAAACGCCGCAAGATGCTCCGCCACTCACTCGCTGCCAACCGCCTGCTCGCCGCCGGCATCGACCCCACCCGCCGCGTGGAGACCCTGACAATCGAGGAACTGCTGCGGCTGGTTATCGTTTGA
- a CDS encoding alkaline phosphatase family protein — MAKCLRFFTWLLWTTVMIAGACRAHAAYAAPRPIRDVYVVLMVLDGCPAALFNQLLRDGQLPNLTTHLVKPGVTFTDAIATYPSTTSTGYQAMVSGLFPGHAGIPYLEWFERATEQVHRFLSLRGFKRLNTSFRNWYDATAGTLFEDLQGHETAAVYTQFFRSASTRTPTNPLPAAWAVVVQGRLEQMNALAQRDLLTLFQRPVAEIPRFTLAGLLATDFLGHKLGTDHPRVQQVLRDFDTFFGELVTLLRHRELLDKTYLIVTSDHGMHDIIGTFELKTVLRRQGLRVTPPAKPHYADLYFGARGVSVATLTARGPNGWQEPITLEALQAYPRRAADPIDLLELLTTAPELDLVLVREPVIQQAGEREQRVRLYRRQQMGILRSVRRGAETLYGYDARSGDPLEFTHDPQLRALTDGRLLTASNWIARLAHTSTPGAVPMLAQLFDDGHAGDLVVAATPDFDFLHEKRATHGTHYAMDMHVPLVIRGPGIRPNRRRLAQLVDLYPTMLRWFSLPVPLNRIDGRPLFE, encoded by the coding sequence ATGGCAAAATGCCTCCGGTTCTTTACGTGGTTGTTGTGGACTACCGTAATGATCGCGGGCGCTTGCCGCGCGCACGCTGCATACGCAGCCCCACGCCCAATCCGCGACGTCTATGTCGTGCTGATGGTCCTCGACGGCTGTCCAGCCGCACTGTTCAACCAATTGCTCCGCGATGGACAGCTCCCAAATCTCACCACCCATTTAGTCAAACCCGGCGTCACGTTCACCGACGCGATCGCGACATATCCGTCCACCACCAGCACCGGGTACCAGGCCATGGTCTCCGGCCTCTTCCCGGGACACGCCGGTATCCCGTATCTGGAATGGTTCGAGCGCGCCACGGAGCAAGTGCACCGTTTTCTTTCGCTGCGCGGCTTCAAACGCCTCAATACCAGCTTCCGCAATTGGTACGACGCAACCGCCGGCACGCTGTTCGAAGACCTGCAGGGCCACGAGACAGCAGCCGTCTACACCCAATTTTTCCGCAGTGCGTCGACCCGAACCCCGACCAATCCGCTCCCCGCGGCCTGGGCCGTCGTCGTCCAAGGGCGATTGGAACAAATGAACGCGCTCGCGCAGCGTGATTTGCTGACCCTCTTTCAGCGCCCTGTTGCGGAAATCCCCCGCTTCACGTTGGCGGGCCTGCTCGCCACCGATTTCTTGGGGCACAAGCTCGGGACCGATCATCCGCGCGTCCAACAGGTCTTGCGCGACTTCGACACCTTCTTCGGCGAACTCGTAACGTTGCTCCGTCATCGCGAGCTTCTCGATAAAACATATTTGATCGTCACCTCCGACCACGGCATGCACGACATCATTGGAACCTTCGAACTGAAGACCGTATTGCGGCGACAAGGACTGCGCGTCACGCCTCCCGCGAAGCCACACTATGCCGACCTCTATTTCGGCGCGCGCGGCGTCTCGGTCGCCACACTCACAGCTCGAGGCCCGAACGGCTGGCAGGAACCCATTACGTTGGAAGCGCTCCAGGCCTATCCCCGCCGCGCCGCCGACCCGATCGATTTACTGGAATTATTGACGACCGCTCCCGAACTCGATCTTGTGCTGGTACGTGAACCTGTTATTCAGCAGGCTGGGGAGCGCGAACAACGCGTCCGGCTGTACCGCCGCCAACAAATGGGCATCCTCCGGAGTGTCCGTCGCGGTGCGGAAACCCTGTACGGTTATGACGCACGGTCCGGGGATCCGCTCGAATTCACACATGACCCCCAACTGCGCGCCCTCACCGACGGGCGCCTACTGACTGCGTCAAACTGGATCGCACGGTTGGCCCACACCTCAACGCCGGGAGCCGTCCCGATGCTGGCCCAACTCTTCGACGATGGCCACGCCGGCGATTTGGTCGTTGCGGCCACACCGGATTTCGACTTCCTCCATGAAAAACGCGCAACGCATGGCACCCATTACGCGATGGACATGCATGTCCCGCTCGTGATCCGCGGCCCCGGCATTCGGCCAAATCGCCGACGGCTGGCCCAACTGGTCGATCTCTACCCCACGATGCTCCGCTGGTTCAGCCTCCCCGTTCCACTCAATCGGATTGACGGACGTCCGCTCTTTGAGTAG
- the ybgF gene encoding tol-pal system protein YbgF: MKNVLAVAVLAIGLVTSMAGAGDKDTYKLEQKITQLEQELRDLQAAFRQQGAEIAQKMMAVEQMRADWNGFQGSVDAISQQQQLLFDQLKKYIDEFDGRLRSVEKRSAEVTPSDTGETETVAARPDTAATTYQQGLNAVQERDYDTALASFRQYLRAAPQSGMAAQAQYWIGECLFAQKNFQDAAKEFQALVDRYPGSEKIGAALFKQGLAFAELGMKPQAAGAYRKVVAQAPNSKEARQATTRLRLLEPTAATAERGPR, translated from the coding sequence ATGAAAAACGTACTCGCGGTGGCAGTGCTCGCCATTGGTTTGGTTACATCCATGGCCGGTGCCGGAGACAAAGACACCTACAAACTCGAACAAAAAATCACTCAGTTGGAGCAGGAACTGCGCGACTTGCAAGCCGCATTTCGGCAACAAGGCGCCGAGATCGCACAAAAAATGATGGCCGTCGAACAGATGCGCGCCGACTGGAACGGATTTCAAGGCAGCGTCGACGCCATTTCGCAACAGCAGCAGCTCTTGTTCGATCAACTGAAGAAATATATCGACGAATTCGACGGCCGGCTGCGTTCGGTCGAAAAGCGGTCGGCGGAAGTCACCCCATCTGATACGGGCGAAACAGAAACAGTCGCTGCACGCCCCGACACCGCAGCAACGACCTATCAACAAGGCCTCAACGCCGTACAAGAGCGCGACTACGACACGGCGCTGGCGTCGTTCCGTCAATATCTCCGCGCCGCGCCCCAAAGCGGGATGGCCGCGCAGGCCCAATACTGGATCGGCGAATGCCTCTTTGCGCAGAAAAATTTCCAAGACGCCGCCAAAGAATTTCAAGCACTCGTCGATCGCTATCCCGGCAGCGAAAAAATCGGCGCGGCGCTGTTCAAGCAAGGACTCGCGTTCGCCGAACTCGGTATGAAACCACAAGCAGCGGGGGCGTATCGCAAAGTCGTGGCTCAAGCGCCGAATTCCAAAGAGGCCCGACAGGCCACCACGCGGCTGCGCCTCCTCGAACCCACGGCCGCCACCGCCGAACGGGGCCCTCGATAA
- a CDS encoding sigma-54-dependent Fis family transcriptional regulator, which translates to MGLPQYDPETVVESVTEEHRIAKLTEELVPFVGIGRWAKETWGTVQAAARSGDRLTLVGEAGTGKTLLARHLHWQSPTADAPYQIIQLERIPHEVVESELFGYVRGGFLSRRTVVPGRVAACGTGTCIVTGLDRLPSALQERCLSWLCEGAMIPMGSEERIPAPARIVFELRAREFPRARESALIGPLYDLVARHVVTMEPIARRRDDIVPLVEYYLERYGTEWGLGYRRLSSEAARFLRRAGWRENVRGIMLAAAHAVSTTEARELTPKDFPPQLARHPELATELGLESTSLEELIERKLTQFFERLGEYDVHELHSAITAKVERPLIKLVLAKTRGNQVQAARILGINRNTLRTRMRQLGLTAKRERA; encoded by the coding sequence ATGGGATTACCGCAATACGATCCGGAAACAGTGGTGGAATCCGTCACCGAAGAGCATCGGATCGCTAAGCTTACCGAGGAGTTAGTCCCATTTGTGGGGATCGGGCGCTGGGCGAAAGAGACGTGGGGAACGGTGCAGGCCGCGGCCCGCTCGGGGGACCGTTTGACGCTCGTCGGCGAGGCCGGCACCGGCAAGACGCTGTTGGCGCGTCACCTCCATTGGCAATCACCGACTGCGGACGCGCCGTATCAAATCATTCAACTGGAGCGCATTCCGCACGAAGTCGTCGAGAGCGAGTTGTTTGGCTACGTGCGCGGCGGTTTCTTGAGTCGGCGCACCGTCGTACCGGGACGAGTCGCGGCCTGTGGCACCGGCACTTGTATCGTGACCGGGCTGGATCGCTTGCCATCCGCATTGCAGGAGCGCTGTCTTTCGTGGCTCTGTGAAGGAGCTATGATCCCGATGGGGAGCGAAGAGCGGATTCCGGCGCCGGCGCGTATCGTCTTCGAACTGCGGGCGCGCGAATTTCCCCGCGCGCGGGAGAGCGCGCTGATCGGGCCGTTGTACGACCTCGTGGCCCGCCATGTCGTCACGATGGAACCGATTGCGCGGCGCCGTGACGACATCGTGCCACTCGTGGAATATTATCTCGAACGTTATGGAACCGAATGGGGATTGGGCTATCGGCGTCTCTCCAGCGAGGCCGCGCGCTTCTTGCGCCGTGCCGGGTGGCGGGAAAACGTGCGCGGCATTATGCTGGCGGCCGCGCATGCCGTCTCGACGACCGAGGCCCGGGAACTGACGCCGAAGGATTTCCCGCCGCAATTGGCGCGCCATCCGGAGCTGGCGACGGAGCTGGGCTTGGAATCGACTTCGTTAGAAGAACTGATCGAACGCAAGCTGACGCAATTTTTTGAACGGTTGGGGGAATACGACGTCCACGAGTTGCATAGCGCGATTACCGCCAAAGTGGAGCGGCCGTTAATCAAGCTCGTGCTCGCAAAAACCCGTGGCAACCAAGTGCAGGCGGCGCGGATATTGGGGATCAATCGCAATACCTTACGCACCCGGATGCGACAACTCGGGTTGACGGCCAAGCGGGAGCGGGCGTGA
- the pal gene encoding peptidoglycan-associated lipoprotein Pal, giving the protein MKRNTSQKLLAALALGAVVFAAGCSQRVSGKLQRIHFDLDQYAVKSEYQAAMKGNAAWLQKNTKSKVTVEGHCDERGSTEYNIALGDRRAKSAKAYLQHLGVSGDRVSTISYGEERPSCTDHNEGCWWKNRRAEFVAR; this is encoded by the coding sequence ATGAAGAGGAACACGAGTCAGAAATTGCTGGCAGCATTGGCACTCGGCGCCGTCGTGTTTGCGGCCGGCTGTTCACAACGGGTCAGTGGCAAATTGCAACGCATTCATTTCGACCTCGATCAATACGCGGTGAAGTCGGAATACCAAGCTGCGATGAAGGGCAATGCGGCCTGGCTACAAAAGAACACCAAGTCGAAGGTCACGGTGGAAGGCCACTGCGACGAACGCGGCAGCACGGAATACAACATCGCATTGGGTGATCGCCGGGCGAAGTCGGCCAAGGCCTATCTGCAACACCTCGGCGTCAGCGGGGATCGCGTCTCCACGATCAGCTACGGTGAAGAACGCCCCAGCTGCACGGATCACAACGAAGGTTGCTGGTGGAAGAACCGTCGCGCAGAATTCGTGGCCCGCTAA
- a CDS encoding ArsA family ATPase, which translates to MPPLLTTYHILLTCGTGGVGKTTLAAALGVAAARAGRRTLVLTIDPARRLADALGIKTFSDQAQRVWPKKGAKEAGTLDAMMLDVKGTFDRVIERYAPDRRAAQTILNNPLYQQLSTAIAGSQEYMAMERLYEVVAQDAYDLIILDTPPTQHALDFFQAPQRMVRALSDSMLKLFTAPALAAGKFGAKLFARGADRLMQLFGRVTGVELLQEMADLIQSTVGLFGGFAARADAVHQLLRAPTTGIVLVVGPQRDLLDDAQTFATAATEQGMHLAGVILNRAMPAFAAAPTLPATLDPALAARLRDNDARCRDVQRAQQAAFHALQAALPPDLPHWTIPERATPPQRLDDLAECVAAVSIG; encoded by the coding sequence ATGCCCCCACTCTTGACCACGTACCACATCCTCCTCACGTGCGGCACCGGCGGCGTGGGAAAGACCACATTGGCGGCGGCGTTGGGCGTGGCCGCGGCGCGTGCGGGGCGACGCACGTTGGTGTTGACGATCGATCCGGCGCGGCGACTGGCCGACGCGCTTGGCATTAAAACATTTTCGGATCAGGCACAGCGTGTCTGGCCGAAAAAGGGGGCGAAGGAGGCCGGCACGCTCGACGCGATGATGCTCGACGTGAAGGGCACGTTCGATCGTGTGATCGAACGTTATGCCCCGGATCGGCGCGCCGCCCAAACGATCCTGAATAATCCCCTCTATCAGCAACTCTCCACGGCCATTGCCGGATCGCAAGAGTATATGGCGATGGAACGCCTATATGAGGTTGTGGCCCAAGACGCGTACGACTTGATCATCCTCGACACGCCGCCCACCCAACACGCCCTCGATTTCTTCCAAGCCCCGCAACGCATGGTCCGCGCGTTGAGCGACAGCATGCTGAAGCTGTTTACTGCGCCGGCGCTGGCCGCCGGCAAGTTCGGCGCGAAATTGTTCGCCAGAGGGGCCGATCGCTTGATGCAACTCTTCGGACGCGTCACCGGCGTGGAGCTGCTGCAGGAAATGGCCGACCTCATTCAAAGCACCGTGGGGCTGTTCGGCGGTTTCGCTGCACGCGCTGATGCCGTGCATCAACTGCTGCGCGCACCCACGACCGGCATCGTATTGGTCGTCGGACCTCAACGCGACCTGCTCGACGACGCGCAAACGTTTGCCACGGCCGCGACCGAACAAGGCATGCACCTCGCCGGAGTCATTCTGAACCGCGCGATGCCCGCATTCGCCGCCGCGCCAACGCTCCCCGCCACGCTCGACCCCGCCCTCGCCGCGCGCCTACGCGACAACGACGCGCGCTGTCGCGACGTGCAGCGGGCGCAACAAGCCGCGTTCCACGCGCTGCAGGCCGCACTTCCGCCCGACCTCCCCCATTGGACCATCCCCGAACGCGCGACCCCGCCCCAACGGCTGGATGATTTGGCCGAATGTGTGGCCGCGGTGTCAATCGGCTAA
- the tsaD gene encoding tRNA (adenosine(37)-N6)-threonylcarbamoyltransferase complex transferase subunit TsaD, giving the protein MMVLGIETSCDETAVAVLRDRTILADCIASQDDIHTRFGGIVPELASRRHIEVLPQLAESARTTAGIEWRNLDAIAVTRAPGLIGCLLVGLSFAKALAFALDKPLIGVNHLEGHLLAAQLFAPELVFPFVGLVVSGGHTSLYHARALGQYELLGATRDDAAGEAYDKVAKLLGLGFPGGPQIDRLAATGNAKAARFARPNLKVRGSPFEIAVHDFSFSGLKTAVAQLLQRSSPPAVADIAAGFQHRVVEELVRRLVAAAETTGCRQIVVSGGVAANRALRARLETVVHEHQLQVFIPPVRFCTDNAVMIAWAGMQHLQRGERSGLDLNAAATEELGHVGAA; this is encoded by the coding sequence ATGATGGTCCTCGGGATTGAGACCTCCTGCGACGAAACGGCCGTCGCCGTACTCCGTGATCGCACGATTTTGGCCGATTGCATCGCGTCGCAAGACGACATCCACACGCGCTTTGGCGGGATTGTGCCGGAATTGGCGTCGCGGCGGCATATTGAAGTCTTGCCGCAGCTGGCCGAATCCGCGCGCACCACTGCCGGCATTGAATGGCGCAACCTCGACGCGATTGCCGTCACCCGCGCACCGGGCCTGATCGGTTGCCTGTTGGTCGGACTCAGCTTTGCCAAGGCGTTGGCCTTTGCGCTCGACAAACCGCTGATCGGCGTGAACCACTTGGAAGGCCATTTACTCGCAGCCCAACTATTTGCGCCGGAACTCGTATTCCCGTTCGTCGGCCTGGTCGTCTCCGGCGGTCACACCAGTCTGTATCATGCCCGCGCCCTCGGCCAATACGAATTGTTGGGGGCCACGCGCGACGACGCCGCCGGCGAGGCCTACGACAAGGTCGCCAAATTACTCGGCCTCGGATTTCCCGGCGGCCCGCAAATCGACCGACTCGCGGCAACGGGCAATGCGAAGGCCGCCCGTTTTGCGCGGCCCAATTTAAAAGTACGCGGATCGCCGTTCGAAATCGCGGTACATGATTTCAGTTTCAGCGGCCTCAAGACCGCCGTCGCGCAATTGTTACAACGTTCGTCACCACCCGCTGTGGCCGACATAGCGGCCGGGTTTCAACATCGAGTGGTGGAAGAACTAGTGCGGCGCCTCGTCGCCGCAGCGGAGACCACCGGCTGTCGGCAAATCGTCGTCTCCGGCGGAGTGGCCGCCAATCGCGCCTTGCGGGCGCGGCTCGAAACCGTGGTGCATGAGCATCAATTACAAGTCTTCATTCCGCCAGTCCGCTTCTGCACCGACAACGCCGTGATGATCGCGTGGGCCGGGATGCAACATCTGCAACGCGGCGAGCGGAGCGGACTCGATCTCAACGCCGCCGCTACGGAAGAATTGGGACATGTGGGCGCGGCATGA
- a CDS encoding PilZ domain-containing protein, whose protein sequence is MGRPRKKLPLLEQMAAQRPRRLFPRAGLTADVVLEDEHGEPLLILPAENISIGGLFLHGNLPLRVGAHLLLSIPLPNQSLPLRVVGEVVRVERVGGKPTVRGLGVRFIELSRAMRQMLEALVSVG, encoded by the coding sequence ATGGGACGTCCAAGAAAAAAACTGCCGCTGCTCGAACAAATGGCTGCGCAACGCCCGCGACGGCTGTTTCCACGTGCCGGACTCACGGCCGACGTCGTGTTGGAAGATGAACACGGCGAACCGCTGTTGATCTTGCCGGCTGAAAATATCAGCATTGGTGGGTTGTTCCTGCATGGCAATCTCCCGCTCCGTGTCGGCGCCCATCTCCTGTTGTCGATCCCGTTACCGAATCAATCGTTGCCGCTGCGCGTCGTCGGCGAAGTCGTGCGCGTCGAACGCGTCGGCGGCAAACCCACCGTCCGTGGTCTCGGCGTCCGCTTCATCGAATTATCCCGCGCGATGCGGCAGATGCTGGAGGCGTTAGTCTCAGTCGGGTAA